From Aegilops tauschii subsp. strangulata cultivar AL8/78 chromosome 5, Aet v6.0, whole genome shotgun sequence:
TGACAAATTCCTGTTACGATTCAGAGAGCACTACTCCATTCGTTCATTCTcgtcacacacacacgcacacacacagagagagatacagagagcgCGCAATAGCTTTGGCTTGGCTGGGCAGCCATCAGCCATGGTTGGGCTCGGGGGTGTGATTGCGGGTGGCGTGGCGGAACACATCGTGGGCAAGCTGGGCGAGTACGCGGCGTCGGAGATCACTCTGCAGTGGGGGTACAGAGAGGACATTCTGGACATGGAGGACAAGATGAAAGATCTGGAGGCTGTGCTGCTCGACGCCGACGACAAGTCGCGCCGAGGAGGAGTGCACGGGAGAGTGTACGAGCGGTGGCTTACCAAGTTCAAGAGCTCATGAGCAAGACCCAGTCCGCGGTAACTAATGTATCCTCTTCCCCTCTCCTCCCCGCCCGCCGGCTCCGGCCGGCGGCTtccgtttttttctttttcttttttttcatctGGCTCTGCACTATATCTTCTCTGAAGACTCAAGGTGTCTGTCAGCTCCCCTGTTATTCTTCTGCTTCTTCAGTTAACCAACGACTGGCAGTGACACCTTCGGTCTCAACGGACGGCTGAGATCTCACCATACCATTTCTCAGCGAGCAATTAACTTCGTGGATCTTCTCtgacaaaaaataaaataaaaaataaacgtTGTCGATCCCCTCCGGGACCTGACAGGGAGAACATATCAGGTGCACCAAGCCAATTTGTGCACCCAATGCGCCGGTGGCTTCAGGACCCTTAGATGAAAAATTAATGGGCCAGATCTTGGTCAAAAGAAGGACTATGCCTTTTTTGCAAAGACAACCTTGCAACTTCTACAAACTAACCCGCACTCCATGGCACACTCTCCCATCAAAAAAATTCGTATGTTTATTTTTCTGGCCCAAACATAAAATGGTTCATATATTTTGAACCGAATGATGGATTTAAGATCCGTTTTGACTGTCTTTTTTGTCTTGACAAGATATTCGAAATAAGATTGATGTTCAATATGTTTCCAAATATTATTATTTGCTGGTTTTTTAAAGCTTGACTCAGAACTTGTGATGTATTACAAGGATTTGCACCCGGAACGCGCGTGTGAGAAGGATGCATAACATGTCTGTGTTGCAGTCAAGTTTTGAGTTAAATTTTAAAAAGTAAAAacatattaatttttaaagacaTACTCAATATTTATCTTGATTTGAAGATCTCGTCAAAGCAAAGATGTCAGTCAAAACGGATCAGAAATCGGACATTTAGTTTAAAATATATGACACCTATTTGTTTGAAGCAAACAAATTAAACACGTAATTTTATTTATAGGAGAGGGAGATGTGTAGTGCAGGTTGATTTTGGTAAATAAATGGACTATTTTGCAATGTTCCAACAATCCAACGACCAGCCTGATCATATCCTTCAGTATTTTATCCAATGGCTCATACAACATGGGTGCATTCGGTGCATGAGTTGGCTCGGTGCACCTGATACGTTCTCACCTGACAGgcactggcggcggcggcggcggcaccggCGGCATCTCGCCGCCGGATCTAGCTCTAGCGGTTGTGGGTAAAGTGGTGGCGGCGACAACCCTGTTGTTGTGGGTTTTAAATCTTCGTTGTAGAGGAGTTCCATCTGTGGAGGGAGAATCGCCGGATCCTCAAGCCACCATCCTAACGAAGACGTCGTTAGGATGGTGGCTTGAGGATCCGGCGATTCTCCCTCAACTGCGTCGGTGAGAAGCCTCGGTTTCAGGAGAAGAAGCCATCTCTGGTACAGAGGCCGACAGAGATTAATCCGTACTAGTAGTCTGTATTTTCCTCTCTAGTACGTACTACAGTAGTAGCTTCTGCCTGGGTCACATCTGAATGGATAAATTTGTAAAAAAAAAAAGGCTTATATCTGATTATAATGCCATAGCCCGTCTTTGTTTATACATTCCTTCTTTAGTACAGTCTCTAACTAACGTGCGGCCTTCTTCTCAGATGAGAGACTAATCCGAAAATGATGTGATTTTTTGCAGGTCAGCTTATGGTTTTCCAGAAATAATCAACTCCTGCAGCGAATGACCATGCCACACAAGATGAAGAAGGTCATGAAGAAAATAGATGAAATCGAAAAGGAGGGCAAAACGAGGCTCAATGATGCGCCTGGAGCAGCAAGGGCACAAGGGAGCAGGCACATTGATACTTTTGCAGCCACCTCGAATGGTGATGACACCAAAACTGGAATGGTGGGGAtgagtaaagagagggagaagataatCAGTCATGTGCCTCAAGCAGCAAAGGCAGAAGGAAGCAGAAAAACAGGGATGGTGGGGAGGGATGCCCAGAAGGAGAAGATAATCAGCCTGCTACTCACAAGTCAAGAAGCTAACCAGCAGGATATCTCCATCATTCCAGTTGTTGGCCTTGGTGGCATAGGCAAGACCACATTGGCTGAATCGGTTCTTGCAGATAAGAGGGTCAGTGTCTTTGACGCCTTAGTCTGGGTCCATGTGTCCAAGGAATTTGATTTGCACAAAATTGGGAGTGCCATCCTGAAAAGCTTGGTTAGCAACATCAACCTTAACAATTGTACTATGCAGTTTCTGTATGATAATCTGAGCAAAGAACTTGCTACTAGAATATACTTGATTGTTTTGGATGATCTCTGCTTTGCAGGTGATGAGTAGGGTTGAGGCAGAAAATGTGATCGGTTTATACAGGTCGTGGATTAGTTCGCCAGCCCGTGGAGGTACAAGTGATGAACAAGGTCGTGAAGGATTTTACGCCGGCCATGGCTTTGCTCGCCAACTCGGATACATGTGCAGATGAAATAGATGA
This genomic window contains:
- the LOC141023234 gene encoding putative disease resistance protein At3g14460, which gives rise to MPHKMKKVMKKIDEIEKEGKTRLNDAPGAARAQGSRHIDTFAATSNGDDTKTGMVGMSKEREKIISHVPQAAKAEGSRKTGMVGRDAQKEKIISLLLTSQEANQQDISIIPVVGLGGIGKTTLAESVLADKRVSVFDALVWVHVSKEFDLHKIGSAILKSLVSNINLNNCTMQFLYDNLSKELATRIYLIVLDDLCFAGDE